A window of the Streptomyces sp. Ag109_O5-10 genome harbors these coding sequences:
- a CDS encoding DNA-binding protein, which produces MGTQNSSAPACAQPLNPRGVTHINTPHTTRFTIVGNHLAQHRKLSLTAIGLAVHIQSLPGQSRVDIKTLAGRFTEGETRIAAALRELKAHGYLAQVRERLSNGRFVTHTVSYNQPQPLTASTPCPDALPDCPPQPAEPRDALPPPRQEAPPAQRTGPEPKTAPEPASEPATKPPLPEPRTPDIERHRTAAALLATLHHDDRRLVLPERDVRRLTPAVAAWLERGVSSEAVRHSLTANLPPKPRHPAALLAHRLTECLPPPAPTPPSSLSSGETHAVPSPLHSCEGCERAIRTPAPGAYCRACREAGLDINAAA; this is translated from the coding sequence ATGGGTACCCAGAACTCTAGCGCGCCCGCGTGCGCCCAGCCGCTGAATCCCCGCGGCGTCACCCACATCAACACCCCGCACACCACCCGCTTCACGATCGTCGGCAACCATCTCGCCCAGCATCGGAAGCTCTCCCTCACCGCGATCGGGCTCGCCGTCCACATCCAGTCGCTGCCCGGCCAGTCCCGCGTCGACATCAAGACCCTCGCCGGCCGCTTCACCGAGGGCGAGACCCGTATCGCCGCCGCCTTGCGCGAACTCAAAGCCCACGGCTACCTGGCCCAGGTCCGCGAACGCCTCTCCAACGGCAGGTTCGTCACGCACACGGTGTCGTACAACCAGCCCCAGCCCCTGACAGCCTCGACACCGTGCCCCGATGCGCTTCCCGACTGTCCACCCCAGCCCGCCGAACCTCGGGACGCTCTCCCACCACCCCGGCAAGAAGCACCCCCGGCACAAAGAACCGGCCCCGAACCCAAGACGGCCCCTGAGCCCGCCTCCGAGCCCGCGACCAAACCCCCTCTCCCCGAACCCCGAACGCCCGACATCGAACGCCACCGCACCGCCGCCGCCCTGCTCGCCACGCTCCACCACGACGACCGCCGCCTCGTCCTGCCCGAACGGGACGTCCGCCGTCTCACCCCCGCCGTCGCCGCCTGGCTGGAACGTGGCGTTTCCTCCGAGGCCGTACGCCACAGCCTCACGGCGAACCTCCCGCCCAAGCCCCGCCACCCAGCGGCCCTACTGGCGCACCGCCTCACGGAGTGCCTGCCGCCTCCCGCACCGACCCCTCCGTCATCTCTGTCATCGGGTGAGACCCACGCTGTCCCTTCCCCGCTGCACAGCTGCGAGGGCTGCGAGCGCGCGATCCGCACACCCGCACCAGGGGCCTACTGTCGTGCATGCCGTGAGGCGGGGCTGGACATCAACGCAGCCGCGTGA